The genome window AATATATACTAATTTTACTTTGCCAACCATTCTGATATGATGATACTGATGCACAACAGTCTCCTTAACTGAGTCTGGATCTGACTGAGCCTCACACATGGaaggctctgtctctctgatctCCCCTCAATAGCAATAACAATaattatagtaataattataattatAACAATCATAATCATAGTATCTTCTATTTGTAATGCTCTTTTCTCATACTCAATGCTCATTCACAGGTCAACCCAACGCAGGCAGGTGGCAGGCAAGGCACAAGTCCTGTGGTAAATCATCATAGATCCAGAATTTCTTAATGATGATGAAAGAGTAGGCTAGATGTGCCCTTTGCCCTTTCACTTTGTGAAAACAGGGGCATGTTAAACAAAATATTAATCATAGCAGATACTGCTACAACATACTTTAAAATACTGTCAAGGAAGATGTACTGTCAGCCTGTTAGTACAGGCACACCAACAAAAAACTATCACATTCTTTAGTTGATGTCTGTCTCACATGGAattagctctgtgtgtgtgtgagagaattcCCCCccttcctatgtgtgtgtgtgagagaatctccccccccatgtgtgtgtgtgtcccctagACACCTGGCCTGATTTGTCCGtgtttttctctccccttctaaCAGGAAGAAGAATTAAGGAAAAGCGGAGAAGCCAAGTATGCCCATTTGAGCAACGATCTGCACGTTTTAATTGAAGTCTTCGCTCCTCCTGGAGAGGCCTATTCTCGCATGAGCCATGCCTTGGAGGAAATAAAGAAATTTCTAGTTCCAGTAAGTTCTTCTAAACCCATTCCATTGTCTCTAATTCCTGCAGGGTGATTGAGATCGGTACATGGAAATGGAGGACCCGGTGCTACTTGGCTCCCCCCTCGCAGGCCTGTCCAGTCTCCCAAGTGGAATGACAGTTTAAGGGGTTAAGAAACTAGTTAAACAAACCGACTGACTGGCAGATTGAATTCTGGGAAGCCATAATAACCAAGAAGAGGTATATAACGTTATCTGAAGTTCACTGTAGCATagaaactttaaaaaaaatgtgacAAGGCTGTGAAGACGTGTTCTCCCCAGACCTGCCACATCCCCCAAACCCTCTGTTAACTAGAACTCAAATGTATTCAGCAATTAACAACTGCAGTGTGAAACAACTTGCCATGCTTTGCAAGCATCGTGCATGCCTAGAGCAGATAGCAGTAATTAATGTGCGTACTGTATCGCATCACCAAGTTGAGGCAGTAAATATGAATAACTCCACGTAAGACTGCAGGTGGGAACGCTCATTCAAATGCTTCACTTTGCTTTGGGGTGCATTTTATTTGCCTCGCAATTCACCCTTTTGGCGGTATTCCTCTGGCACCGTTGTAGGTGAACTCAATCACGTACGTTCCAAATGTTCTGCCTGAGATACGGTACAGACAGATGGCTGAGATGGAAACATCCAAAGTTCACTTGTATTGCCTTTTAAAACAAGCACATGCATTGGAATTCTTTGGTCCTGCTTCTCTCGACAATTTCCCATGGCATGTTAAAGCCTAAGATATgtggagggtgtagtctggacaGGGGTGATGGTGTGGAGGGTGTAGCCTAGACAGGGGTGATGGTGTGGAGGGTGTAGTCTAGACAGGGGTGATGGTgtggagggtgtagtctggacaGTGGTGATGGTgtggagggtgtagtctggacaGGGGTGATGGTgtggagggtgtagtctggacaGGGGTGATGGTGTGGTGGGTGTAGTCGTtacataatttacatttattaaaatAACATTAATAATAAGAAAGAACATAAATATATGTAGATAAAGAAAAcgtggtaacactttagaataaggGTCCGTTGTTaacgagtagctatgcaggaagtaataggtagtactACATTAACACCAAACtcaatactattaactaatatggaaccaagattaactaagcagtaagtaacagcaaatttagtacaaaggtagttccttgttAGGTgtttgattattactaaataaatatatcctcattgagaactacttgcgaactatgaccaattaagaaagaatagccaattaattactaatcccAAAAGTAACAGGTCTAAAAAGTTAACAATGTTTTTTGTACTCTTAACAgggtcataacatttcagaagcttgtgcctcaaatgagTTATTTGTGGAAACCAAAATAACAGACccttattctaaagtgttaccgagaACGTAGTCATTatgaaatacatacatacatatatattctCTCTACCCCTGTCAAGTTTGACTGGAAAACACCCTGAGTACTTTTGAAGTTTGTCTTGGCATGCACCAAGATTGTTACTTCCTGCCAAACCATAGAAGCATCTCACTTAATTAATTCTCTCAACAGTTTGTCCAGAGAATGAGTCATTGCTCATATATTTCACTTATAAATATAAAGTGACAGTGTGGAaggtagtatgtgtgtgttttaatgagTGTGTGCTCTTAAAAGCATACCTACAGTATCATTATGTTTTTGCTAGTTACCGTAATATCTCCAACTTTTTACACACACAGCTATTTTCTACTGAAGTTGAATCCAGAGGTCAGTCTTAATAGCTTCTTAAGACTGATCTCTCTCCTACTAGCACAGTAAAGAACACATCATTCTCTAGTCCAGACTGATCTCTCTCTTACTAGCACAGTAaagtctcctctctctgtctgtctcctctctctgtctgtctcctctctgtctgtgtcctctctctctctgtctgtcctctgtctgtgttctttgtctgtctgtatcctctgtctgtctgtctcctctctctggctgtctcctCTATGTAtcctctgtctgtatgtcttctctgtctgtctgtctgtctgtcttctttgtctgtctgtctcctctgtctgtctgtcttctttgtctgtctgtctgtctgtcttctttgtctgtctgtctgtctgtctcctctctgtctgtctcctctgtctgtctgtctgtctgtctgtctgtctgtctgtctgtctgtctgtctgtctgtctgtctgtctcctctgtctgtctgtctgtctgtctgtctgtctgtctgtctcctctccctctctgtctcctctctctgtctgtcccttctgcctgtctatctcctctctctgtctgtctcctctgcctgtctatctcctCTCAGTTATATCATCTTTCATCTCATTCTCACCACAAACAGGAAGAGGGTAAGTGGCTGTAGGAGCAGGGACCTGTTTATCGGTGTGAGGCGCTGACAGGATAATGAAACAAGCCGTGTCCGCTCGGTTATCTGCGTTCATTCGAAACCTTGTCATGTTCAATGactgaggaagacagagaaatgTTTCCCAAACCTGCAGTACAGCCATATCTCTGTCACGACAGTGAAAGAGTCTGCTGCTGCGATACTGTCTTGTCGTTCTGGAATGTTCCTGTTGTGTATGGATGAACACTGTAGGGAGCAGGTGTGGTTTACAGTGTGACTCGGAAAGCAGACCCACCTACTGCGGATCCTTGTTTAGTCCGATATTATGCATGAATACTCGCTTGTATATATACTTGTAAGAACAGAAGAACTAGTCTGGATTCTGTAATGAAAGTGGACTTGCTGGACATGGTTGTTGTTGATGTAACTGCTGAACTCCAGTGCCCCTCTGTGTTATCATCTAGTGAACCCAgtttttttgtattatatttTTACTTCAAACTTCAGACCACCAACTTtccctttacatttagtcatttagcagacgctcttatccagagcgacttacagtaagtacagggacattccccccgaggcaagtagggtgaagtgccttgcccaaggacacaacgtcatttggcgcagccggaaatcgaactcgcaaccttctgattactagcccgattccctcactgctcagccacctgactccctttgcTAAACTATTAAGCGTGCTGGGCACCCTTTGCCAGCCCTGTACTGTttacttaacacacacactttgtcccACCCTGAAAGCGTGCGGTGGGTTGAATGTGAGTCAGCTGCTGCAGCCAGCACCTGTTGCCATGTGGAAGATGGATCTCCTAGGTGATAGGAAGTGAGTTTGTACTGTTGTGTTTCCTCCCACACGTCCTGCCTGGACTCTCAGCAGGTTTTCAACATCTCAATCCTTATTATTACACTGTATGCTTACAGTATAGACACATATCTGGTGTATTtagtgtctttctgtctgcggAGGCGAGACACAGCACTTTGCTTCCACTCCTGTCTGAGCGGATTCATCCGTAGTGCCGGCGTTGAAGCATCTGGGGTGTTTCTGCTGTTAAGGGCGTGGAAAGATTTGAAGCAGTAACCTTGTTAGAGAAACACCGGTGTCTCTTCAATTAGTCGTTGTTGCTTTTCCTACTGCAGCATTACAACCATCAGACGTGTCATCGTTTGTGGTGTTtcatgtgtggtgtttcatgtCTGCTTGCAGGACTACAACGACCACACGTGTCATCGTTTGCGGTGTTTCATGTGGGGTGTTTCATGTTTGTCTCGCAGGACTACAATGACCACACGTGTCATCGTTTGTGGTGTTtcatgtgtggtgtttcatttGTGGTGTTTCACGTTTGTCCCGCAGGACTACAACGACCACACGTGTTATCGTTTGTGGTGTTtcatgtgtggtgtttcatgtTTGTCTTGCAGGACTACAACGACCACACGTGTCATCGTTTGTGGTGTTTCATGTGTGGTGTTTCACGTTTGTCTCGCAGGACTACAACGACCAGATCCGCCAGGAGCAGCTGAGAGAACTGTCCTACCTGAACGGGTCAGAGGACACCAGCAGAGTGCGGACCGTACGGGGGAGTGGCCTGAGGATGGCTACCACGGCAACCCCCAGGTACGCCTTGACACCCTGTTAAAACACTGGTTTGTAACTGTAGCTCATCTCCTCGTAACTGATTCACTTCAACACAGTTCCAAGGATGTTTTGTATATTTGGAATCATTTGCTTTGAGATTGAAGTTATTTGAGTTATATAGCTGTTTGCTGTGTTTTACTGTCACAATGCTTTCACACAGTTTtgtacaaatgtgttttttttaccaaaCAGAATTAAGAAGCATGTATTCACCAATTGTCAAAAAGCCTTAGTGACCTGACTAATCATTTTTGTTGTTTAATTATTCTTTGTAAAGCTTAAAGAGTAAACTTGTGTGTCAGAACGTGTTTCCCGATCGCGTCTCCCATCAAGGAAAAGGCCTCTACAGTATGAGCAGGCTGTCCTTTGATGGTACTCGTGTCTGCAAATATacctgtgtgttttggggttgaAGCCTCCGGCCTGATTTACCTACGTGCTTCTGAGCCTCTTATGGCTGTTTAATAAACCTTTGGTttgaagtgcacacacacacacacacacacacactaacttatTCATGTCAGATGTCTATTATTCATTTGTAATCTTATTGCAGACCTGAGTTATGTCATATGTTGTCCCTTGCATTCTAGCCAAGTCTTCAGACTGACAGTGTTTTAcacagtgtgtttgcatgcgtgtgtgtgcatgtgtgtatttgtgtgtgcatgtatgtgtgtgtgtgcatgtgtgtgtgtgcatgtcagtgtttcttttatgtgtgtgtgtgtgtgtgtgcatgcgtctcTGTtgcttttatgtgtgtgtgtgtgtttgctgacaGCTTGGCTCAACCGGAGGTGCTACAGAAGCTAAATTTAGCTCCAGAATGTGTActtccaatcccccccccctcccccccactcctgcctgtctgcttcttCACTCCTTATGCAGCTCTGATAAGTGATTACTGTAAGTCTCCATGACCAATATGCCCGGGTGATGTGGCTGTAACTCTGAGACTTTCTGCTGTTTGGATCAGAATGGAGCCCCAGCTCTAGTGAAAGACCTGGCAGATCGTCCTGTGGATCTGTAGTGAAAGACCTGGCAGATCGTCCTGTGGATCTGTCGGTTTTCTCCTTCATCTTGACAGTGTCAACCCGTCTGGAAGCATGTCAGTTATAGACAGTTTTATACCCCCGGACCTCCCCCCAGGGCCTCCTGCTTTGCTTGGGTGCCCCACCCTGGTTACTAAAATCTCTGAGTGAAacagcctccctgccctgctcctaACTGCTCTTCCCTCCAGgatcccccctccctgccctgctcctaACTGCTGTTCCCTCCAGgatcccccctccctgccctgctcctaactgctgtttcctccaggatcccccctccctgccctgctcctaACTGCTCTTCCCTCCAGgatcccccctccctgccctgctcctaACTGCTGTTCCCTCCAGgatccccctccctgccctgcctgaTCTGAGGCTGTAGCAGCCAGGGGGCTGCCCTGGCTGCTCTGCTAAACAGCAGGTGCCCCCGTCTGGGAGAGTCAGCCAGGCTGAAATCAAACAGAACTGGAAATTTCCAAAGTTTGATTCAGTGTAATGTTGTCAGTTAGCAGGCCCTTTCATCCAACCCGACATGCagagagggatttgaacctgtgtttTCTTGATCGACAACCACATACTGAGCTATTCCTGTCCCCTTACCTCCTAGTTACCATGGTTTGGTTCCATCGGTGTTAGAATGGCACCAGGTGATTGAAATCAAGTGCACCCACAGAGCCATTAGACAATAACCATGCCATCTGGCCAATCACCTCACTGCTAATGTTGACTCATCAGTTAGAATGTAAGCTCTTTAAAAAGACCACAGgtgagaggaaaagggagggggggtctgagTGTTTTGTGAAAAGTATTTTGAGGGGTAAAAAAACTATCAACAATCAACAATAACAAACAACTGTAAAAGCTATGTTACACAGAATATAAATTTCTACTAGCACCTGGATATGAATGTGATGTTCACACAACAGTCATTTAAGAGAAGAAAATAATAATTCAATGAACCTCACTCCTGTTTCCCCAGAGGGCGTGGCGGtgcggcccctccccctcccccggggCGGGGGGCGGTGGTGCCCCGAGGGAGCGGAGTCACGCGGAGcgccctcccctcagcctccctctccagggGGGTCCCAGCGCCCCGGGCCCGCGCCACCCCGGGGAACCCTGGCTACCGGCCCTCGCTGCTGCCCCTCACACACGACGCCTACGAAGACTATGTGAGTCTTGACACCGTCACCTGGATCTCTCCGGCTCCCTCTTGGTGCCGTGCTGCGGCCCTGTGTCGATGCTGTAGCTCAGAGCTAGAGCAGTTGGCTTTAGGTCAAGAGGTTCAAATCCTTCCCTGTACCATCGTTGTGGATGAAAGTGTGTGCTCAATGGATGTGTGATTGGGACGGGTCTCCTTCTTCATGCAGCGGCCTGGGATGAGGGCAGCCTTTGTGTGGTGTCCTCCCATGCCGGTAGGGTCGTgttgattggttgattggttgattggttgattggttgTGGTTTTGACTGGAAGTGGGGACCACAGAAACTGATTGGGTTTGACTGGACCCATTGATTGAAATTCTCTTCGGTTCTTTTGTCCGATAAGCTTCCAGCACTCAAGATTTGTCTAGGCAGTTGTAGTAAACACTACAAGCTACACTACAAACACTACACTACAAAAGCTGTATGTAAACACTTTTTAAATGAAGTACTGTCAACAGGATGTTCAGACGTGTGCTTGGCGTGTTCAGACGTGTGCTTGGCGTGTTCAGACATGTGCTTGGCATGTTCAGACGTATGCTTGGCGTGTTCAGACGTGTGCTTGGCGTGTTCAGACGTGTGCTTGGCATGTTCAGACGTGTGCTTGGCGTGTTCAAATGTGTGCTTGGTGTGTTCAGATGTGTGCTTGGCGTGTTCAGACATGTGCTTGGCGTGTCATGTTTGCCAGTCTATGTAGTGTCTGTGTTGTCTTATCCACAGCTGACTCTGGTTTAAAAGCAAAACCTGACTTGTGCCAAACAACCACACAGGAACATGGGGCAGTTTGCTGTTTAGCTGTGGAAGGAACAAGAGAGTAGTTGAAGAAAGGGCAGGGCTCGTGAACCTCCTTTACCATAACCCTGAACACAAGGCTCCATTTGGACTGGCCTGACCAGAATCTAAAACTCTATAAACACTTTATTCAATGATATGAAACCCGAAGGAAGAAATGTGGCTTCACAGTAAAAAGAGGAATATATAAAAGTTACATTTAAAATACAAGATTTATAAAAGGTTAATTCATAAAAGATGACCCACACATCCTGATGCTAAGCACTCAGAATAGTGTATAAACAGTTCAGTCCCTTCAGCTTTCAAGGTCAAACAGAGCAAGCTAAAAAGGGCAATATCAACTGGAGTTTTGTCCAGTCGTGATGGAAAAAACCATTTCCTCCGAGATCTTTTTCTCGCTGTGCCAGAACTCCCGTGTGTGCTGGCAGCTGCAGATTGGCTTGTCTGCATGGGGAAACGCACAGTCTCATTACTGAGCCCAATTGACTTCTGATGTAGAGGGTGtttctggaaagagagagtcagaaaGCTGGGCATTCTTCTCCCAGTAATTGTGGGAGAGggcgggaggagaggtgggtgacaGGAGGCAGATACCAGGGGATTATGGAACGAAGAGTTTGTCCTCAACATATCTCTTTGCTGCTATTTTTTCTCTCAGCGAATTTCACCTTGCTACATCCTCTACTCTGGCACTTAATTTTCTTTTGAGACTGTTTTTCTCCGAGCTGAAGCAGACCTCTCGATGTTGTGGGTCAGGGAGTTCTTTCACCATCACCTCGCCTGGGAGGCTGCAGtacttctcccccttctccaccctttTGTCTCcaccttccttctccctccagctcccatTCTCTTTCTCGTCTCTCCTTtccatccttctccctccttccctctttttctttctcccctcctctccttccttctccctcctacctttttcttctccctcctccctcctccctcctcacaccTTCTCCCCGTTCCTCTCCCAGGGTTCCTGGTTAGAGTCCCAGGAGATGGAGCTGGGTAAATCAGCCGTGCCGAGTGCTGTTCTGTTTCTGTTTTCCTCTGGATTTGTCTCCTAAGAAATGGGCCCCAGAGCTGAATATGCATGACACACGCGCCGTGCAGGGCTGCCGTGTTGAGGTGGGGTGTCTCCAGAGGCCTGTGGTGATTAATAGACTCTGTCTAGCTTTCAGTCTCATGCATTCTACTGATACTCTGACAATGACCATAATTGCACGTGTTAGAGGATACTATTGATTAACAGCTGCAGTGCACagcaagagaaagggagagaccgagaagaaaagaaaagaaagggagaaagaaaaagggagaaagagagagagataggatacAGTAGATTAATACAtgggaggtaaggagggctgAGTCAAGACTAAATagaatgagggaggaggagagaacaattaatagagagagaaaaagtccTCCTGATTTATTACGACCAATAATGAGATATTGACAGTAATTGACAGTAAGAGACATGCTCCTATGGCAGAACTCAGCGGAAAGGTCTGGAAGGGCCTCTGATCTACATTTGAATGGGTCTCTGTAGCCTTCATTGTCTCAGTGTTGAGCTAGCTTACAGTGTGGCGGAGCGTAAATAAATATTGTGTTGGAGGGTTTTAGTCCTTTCTTTTGTTTAAAGGAATTAACTTGTTGAAATCCAGTTAATCGGGGCTCGGCTGTGGATGAACAAAATCATAGCAGGATTTTGCTGAAGGGGTTTCATTGTATAAaactaatgttttttttaattttgtaCAGCACTCAAACCACGCCTACGTCAGAATTGGAAATGTGATGGTTTCAATTCTGATTTAATGCTCACTGTTATTCCTCAAAATAAAACGATACAAAGCAGTAATAAATTGCCCTCGTTTCCATATCATGTTGTTAGGTGCCTGAGTACGATGTCATTGACTGTATATATAAACAGAACGGATGCGTATTGTGCTGTACTCTACGTGTGGCTGGAAGCTAAATCTCTCACAAAGGAACCGTAGCTGAGATCCCAGCCTTGACGGCGACCACAAATCACACAAACCTCTCCAGCAGGAGAATGACAAAAAACGTGTATCGAATTCCCCAGTGTTAAACCTGAGCAGCCCCTCTGAGGCGGTGAGGCAGGCCAGCGGAGGATATAATGTGATTAAACACAAGAGCCCGGGCGGACTTTCTAGAGAAAAATAGATTTCCCCTTGAGCGGTAGATAGAGCACAAGGTCACCGTCAAAATAGAACATCTTCTTCCACGCTCTACACTTGATATGTTACCTCGATATCAAAGATAGAAGAGTCGAAGAGTCATTGTTCAGCTGACGTATTCCTCAAACCTGATGTCTCCTTTCTCGATGCCCCGTCGTTTGGCTGCCTGAGTAGCGCGGCTGTACGCTGCTGTGCAGCTCTCAGCTACAGTCTCTGTAACAAATCTAGCATTCTAGGAAACAgtgtgagacaggaagagagctgTTCCTGGTGTCCCTTTAAGGATGGCGTGTGCATCGGCTGTAATTGCTTTAGGCTTGGTACAACAATAGGCTTGGTTACACTGCTGAGTTCACATTTGTGAGGTGAACTAATTATGGAAATGGAATTCTCCAAGCAGAACTCCCCTGTTTAATAAAACAGATGTATGACACACACCTCGACTAGATAGTCTAATAGAAGCAGACAGAACGCCCTAACCCCCTTGACTCTGCTGTAATTCCACCGATCTCTAACAGCCTGTGTTGAAAGTGTTTCCAAGtttcaaaaagaaagaaaaagtagCTTGCATGAAAAAAGAATAAGAAAGAACGAAAAGCGGGACTATTCTGAATTGGCTGTGAGACAGTTGCAATGGGAACCCAGTTGGGTTTGCGCACTCAAACGCCCCTGCCTGTGTTGAGAGGGGAACTCTCTGGGGACGTACAGAATCTGCTGTTTACATGGCGTGTGTACACACGAGTCCCGTCGTGGAGACAGGCACTGGGACCCTTCTGTAGTTAGTTTCTGTGCTGGGAGCGCCAGGCATCGTCACAGTAGAACGTTCTTCAGAATCTGCTTGTCTTTTTCCATTAGAACTGAATGAATGAAGAAATATGTTATCACGTAAAATTGTTTCATTGGAGTTGCACGAGATATTATCGGGTTGTAAGGAATATCTCTGGTTTTAGACTGAAGCACAGCAGTCTAGGGGAGACCAGTCTCTCTCATAGACAGTCTATAGACTAAACTCTCTCATATACAGTCTATAGACCAGTCTCTTTCATCGACAGTATATATACCAGTCTCTCTCATAGACAGTCTATAGACTAAACTCTCTCATATACAGTCTATAGACCAGTCTCTTTCATCGACAGTATACAGACCATTCTCTCTCATAGACATTCTATAGGCTAAACTCTCTCATATACAGTCTATAAACTAAACTCTCTCATATACGGTCTACAGACCAGTCTTTCTCATAGACAGTCTATAAACTAAACTCTCTCATATACGGTCTACAGACCAGTCCCTTTCATAGACAGTATATATACCAGTCTCTCTCATAGACAGTCTATAAACCAATCTTTTTCTCCATAGGTGTTTTCACCACTAGTTTTCACCATAAACGATATCCACACAGGATGGACAATATAGTTTTATTCTATTCTCTGAAATACAGCTTCAAATGAAAACTCCTGTGAACATGTTGGAAACATAGTCATCCTCAGACATTGAAACACTCCGTCTGCACTAAATTGCCCTCCTGGAACACTCCGTCTGCACTAAACTGCCCTCCTGAAACACTCCGTCTACACCAAACTGCCCTCCTGGAACAATCCGTCTACACTAAACTGCCCTCCTGAAACACTCCGCCTACACTAAACTGCCCTCCTGGAACAATCCGTCTACACTAAACTGCCCTCCTGAAACACTCCACCTACACTAAACTGCCCTCCTGGAACAATCCGCCTACACAAAACTGCC of Hypomesus transpacificus isolate Combined female chromosome 11, fHypTra1, whole genome shotgun sequence contains these proteins:
- the khdrbs2 gene encoding KH domain-containing, RNA-binding, signal transduction-associated protein 2 — encoded protein: MDQEKYLPELMAEKDTLDPTFVHAMRLLAEGGFMEGGQFNFVGKLLGPRGNSMKRLQEDTGAKMSILGKGSMRDKDKEEELRKSGEAKYAHLSNDLHVLIEVFAPPGEAYSRMSHALEEIKKFLVPDYNDQIRQEQLRELSYLNGSEDTSRVRTVRGSGLRMATTATPRGRGGAAPPPPPGRGAVVPRGSGVTRSALPSASLSRGVPAPRARATPGNPGYRPSLLPLTHDAYEDYGYDDGYDGEYDNQSYDTYEENYSSQSKSISEYYEYGHGSNDETYNSYEEEWMTSRPTLKAPATRLARATYREHPYGRY